The Myotis daubentonii chromosome 9, mMyoDau2.1, whole genome shotgun sequence genome has a segment encoding these proteins:
- the CCDC89 gene encoding coiled-coil domain-containing protein 89, translated as MSRFSRWMDTPPSEEPLDTQNKSLENQEEEMGFKEMDGLREALANLRGLSEEEKSEKAMLRSRIHEQSQLICILKRRSDEALERCQILELLNTELEEKGMLEAEKLKAKSEQARKLEDRFMTLAANHEEMIRFKDQYKSENVKLREENERLRLENNSLFSQALKDHEAKVLQLTARSEALAQELETLKQRCAQDACRAQAREKELLELQSQQASAHTAETEQLRSQLQSLRQQHQQAVEQMAKAEQAHGSLSQELQARLQMVTREKEELLQLSMDRGKVLQSKQADIRQLEEKLEAAEVARRQALERFEQEAVAVDSNLRVRELQRRIAGIQKAYDELRLQSEAFKKHSLDLLSKEKELNAKLRHLFP; from the coding sequence ATGAGCAGGTTCTCGAGATGGATGGACACCCCACCCTCTGAAGAGCCCTTAGATACGCAAAACAAAAGCCTGGAAAACCAGGAAGAGGAGATGGGGTTTAAGGAAATGGACGGCCTGAGGGAAGCCTTGGCAAACCTCCGGGGACTGTCCGAGGAGGAGAAGAGCGAGAAGGCGATGCTTCGCTCCCGCATCCACGAGCAGTCCCAGCTCATCTGCATCCTGAAGCGGAGGTCCGACGAGGCCCTGGAGCGCTGCCAGATCCTGGAGCTGCTCAACACGGAGCTGGAGGAGAAGGGGATGCTGGAGGCCGAGAAGCTGAAGGCCAAGAGCGAGCAGGCCCGGAAGCTGGAGGACCGCTTCATGACCCTGGCGGCCAACCACGAGGAGATGATCCGCTTCAAGGACCAATACAAGAGCGAGAACGTCAAGCTGAGAGAGGAGAAcgagaggctgaggctggagaACAACAGCCTCTTCAGCCAGGCTCTGAAGGACCACGAGGCCAAAGTCCTGCAGCTCACGGCCAGGAGCgaggccctggcccaggagctgGAGACTCTGAAGCAGAGGTGTGCCCAGGATGCCTgccgggcacaggcccgggagAAGGAGCTGCTGGAGCTGCAGAGCCAGCAGGCCAGCGCCCACACCGCGGAGACAGAGCAGCTGCGCAGCCAGCTGCAGAGCCTCcggcagcagcaccagcaggcCGTGGAGCAGATGGCGAAGGCGGAGCAGGCGCACGGCAGCCTGagccaggagctgcaggccaggctgcagaTGGTCACGCGGGAGAAGGAGGAGCTGCTCCAGCTCTCCATGGACAGGGGCAAGGTGCTTCAGAGCAAGCAAGCGGACATCCGCCAGCTGGAGGAGAAGCTGGAGGCCGCAGAGGTGGCCAGGCGACAAGCGCTAGAGCGGTTTGAGCAAGAGGCGGTGGCTGTGGACAGCAACTTGAGAGTCCGGGAGCTCCAGCGCAGGATAGCTGGGATCCAGAAGGCCTACGACGAGCTCAGGCTGCAGTCAGAAGCCTTCAAAAAGCACAGCCTGGATCTTTTAAGCAAGGAGAAAGAACTCAATGCCAAGCTCCGCCATCTCTTTCCATAA